In one window of Methanococcoides methylutens DNA:
- a CDS encoding formate--phosphoribosylaminoimidazolecarboxamide ligase encodes MISKQQISEIISKYDQEDLAIATVCSHSSLQIFDGARKEGLKTIGICVGQPPRFYDAFPKAKPDEYIVVESYSDIPNIAQELVDKNAIIIPHGSFVEYMGGKNFAELPVPTFGNRAVLEWESDREKEREWLEGAGIHMPKNIPDPKDIDGAVMVKYYGAKGGRGFFIAKTYEEFMENIDPNEKFTIQEFILGTRYYLHYFYSPLENEGYKLSEGTLEMLSMDRRVESNADEIFRLGSPRELEEAGIHPTYVVTGNVPLVARESLLPLIFSLGEQVVEESIKLFGGMIGPFCLETVFTDKLEIKVFEISARIVAGTNFYISGSPYADLVESGLSTGKRIAQEIKQAKAAGQLDKILS; translated from the coding sequence ATGATATCAAAACAACAGATCTCTGAGATAATAAGCAAGTACGATCAAGAGGATCTTGCTATTGCAACCGTCTGCTCACACTCAAGCCTCCAGATCTTTGATGGAGCCCGTAAAGAGGGATTAAAGACAATCGGGATCTGTGTAGGCCAGCCTCCGCGTTTTTATGATGCTTTTCCAAAAGCAAAGCCTGACGAATATATCGTTGTTGAGAGCTATTCCGACATTCCAAATATCGCACAGGAACTTGTCGATAAAAATGCGATCATAATCCCACACGGTTCTTTTGTAGAATACATGGGCGGCAAGAACTTCGCAGAGCTTCCGGTCCCAACCTTTGGTAACCGCGCGGTCCTTGAGTGGGAATCCGACAGGGAAAAAGAGAGGGAATGGCTTGAGGGTGCAGGCATTCACATGCCAAAAAATATCCCGGACCCAAAGGATATTGACGGAGCTGTGATGGTAAAGTACTACGGCGCAAAGGGAGGAAGAGGTTTCTTCATCGCCAAGACCTATGAGGAGTTCATGGAGAACATTGACCCCAATGAGAAATTCACCATACAGGAATTCATACTGGGAACAAGATACTATCTGCACTACTTCTATTCACCACTTGAGAACGAGGGTTACAAGTTGAGTGAGGGAACCCTGGAGATGTTGAGCATGGACAGAAGAGTCGAGTCAAATGCAGATGAAATCTTCAGGCTTGGCTCACCAAGAGAACTTGAAGAAGCTGGCATACACCCCACATACGTGGTTACCGGAAACGTACCACTCGTTGCCAGGGAATCTCTGCTGCCACTGATATTCTCTCTTGGAGAACAAGTGGTCGAAGAATCCATCAAGCTCTTTGGCGGCATGATCGGTCCATTCTGTCTTGAGACAGTTTTCACAGACAAACTCGAAATAAAGGTGTTCGAGATATCCGCACGTATCGTTGCCGGAACAAACTTCTACATATCAGGTTCACCATATGCAGACCTTGTAGAATCCGGACTCTCCACTGGCAAAAGGATAGCTCAGGAGATCAAACAGGCAAAGGCCGCGGGTCAGCTGGATAAGATCTTATCTTGA
- a CDS encoding carbon starvation CstA family protein — MTQSNILSNMAISTVDRGNMLYFFTCVALLVGGYFFYGKAVDRIFGPEPSRLTPATTLADGVDYVGMSPKKIFLVQLLNIAGLGPIFGPILGALYGPSALIWIVIGSIFGGAVHDYFSGMLSIRSDGRSIPDVVGYELGNGFKHFMRLFSIVLLLLVGVVFVLGPAELLGNLTGLAVSAWVTIIFCYYFLATILPVDKIIGRIYPLFGAVLIFMGIGLITALIFKGYSFFPELTLSNLHPKDLPMWPLMFITIACGAISGFHATQSPLMARCVTNEKYGYPLFYGSMIGEGIIALIWATLGMSFYNGSSALNAALGQGGPAYVVNEISTTLLGPLGGLLAIIGVIILPISSGDTAFRSARLIIADIINLSQKEFLKRLSLAIPLFVLGFLISRVDFEIIWRYFGWANQTMASIVLWSAAAYLAKHSKFHWIATAPALFMTAVVMTYISYAGIGFGLPLGVSTIIGVMSSLLCLMIFLIKKRSIAVVPEAVFEAV, encoded by the coding sequence ATGACACAATCAAATATTTTATCTAACATGGCTATATCAACTGTCGATCGAGGTAATATGCTATATTTTTTTACGTGCGTCGCTCTTCTTGTAGGCGGATATTTCTTCTACGGAAAGGCAGTTGATCGCATCTTTGGACCTGAACCTAGCCGTCTTACCCCTGCCACAACACTGGCGGACGGGGTTGACTACGTGGGGATGTCTCCTAAAAAGATATTTCTTGTTCAGCTACTGAACATCGCAGGCCTCGGTCCAATTTTCGGCCCGATCCTCGGTGCCCTGTATGGGCCATCGGCACTGATCTGGATTGTCATAGGCTCCATTTTTGGTGGTGCGGTCCATGATTATTTTTCCGGAATGCTCTCGATACGTTCCGATGGGCGCAGCATCCCGGATGTGGTTGGCTATGAACTGGGCAACGGTTTCAAGCATTTTATGCGCCTGTTCTCCATTGTTCTGCTGCTTCTGGTCGGTGTGGTCTTCGTCCTCGGTCCCGCCGAGTTACTTGGCAATCTGACAGGTCTGGCTGTTTCAGCTTGGGTGACAATCATTTTCTGCTACTACTTTCTGGCCACGATTTTGCCTGTGGACAAAATCATAGGCCGCATCTATCCCCTGTTCGGTGCTGTCCTGATCTTTATGGGCATTGGGCTAATCACCGCCCTGATCTTTAAAGGTTACAGTTTCTTCCCCGAACTGACCCTGTCGAACTTACACCCGAAAGATCTGCCCATGTGGCCTCTGATGTTCATCACCATTGCATGTGGCGCCATCAGTGGTTTTCATGCAACTCAATCGCCCTTGATGGCCCGCTGTGTCACCAATGAAAAATACGGGTATCCTCTGTTCTACGGCTCAATGATAGGCGAAGGAATCATCGCCCTGATCTGGGCTACTCTGGGCATGTCCTTCTACAACGGCTCCAGCGCTTTGAATGCAGCTCTGGGGCAAGGCGGTCCTGCTTACGTGGTGAACGAAATATCCACCACCTTGCTTGGTCCTCTCGGTGGTCTCCTGGCCATCATCGGGGTTATCATCCTGCCTATCTCTTCGGGTGACACCGCCTTTCGAAGTGCTCGCCTGATCATCGCTGACATCATTAACCTCTCTCAGAAAGAGTTCCTCAAGCGCTTGTCTCTGGCCATCCCTCTCTTCGTCCTCGGATTTCTTATTTCCCGGGTTGACTTCGAGATCATCTGGCGTTACTTCGGTTGGGCTAACCAGACCATGGCATCCATCGTCCTCTGGTCTGCAGCGGCTTACCTGGCAAAACACAGCAAGTTCCACTGGATCGCAACGGCTCCTGCACTCTTTATGACTGCGGTTGTCATGACGTACATCTCCTATGCAGGGATTGGTTTCGGCTTGCCGCTGGGAGTCTCGACTATCATAGGTGTGATGTCATCCTTACTTTGCCTTATGATCTTCCTGATAAAGAAGCGCTCTATTGCAGTGGTCCCTGAAGCAGTTTTTGAAGCCGTTTGA
- a CDS encoding diacylglycerol/polyprenol kinase family protein, whose product MVLKNFACTVPRSLSYLPLRKVIHISGALFPVIAVYFGKELAVGIVAFLTFLFLGIELIKPKIRSDSLFRILWRKNEYNEFASAPLLYLISILVLLLLSYRLDEGICYASIVVLAVGDGLATIIGIHGKKCYGNSSKTIEGTAGGLLGAVLCSYPFAGTLAIAGGVAGMYVEARSGSSDNLAVPFAALLGMLIMQFLVNTYISITA is encoded by the coding sequence ATGGTGCTGAAAAACTTTGCATGTACGGTCCCACGCTCCCTCTCCTATCTGCCATTAAGAAAAGTGATACACATTTCCGGTGCTCTTTTTCCGGTGATAGCGGTCTATTTCGGAAAGGAGCTCGCAGTAGGGATTGTGGCGTTCCTCACTTTTCTCTTTCTGGGTATTGAGCTGATAAAACCAAAAATAAGGTCGGATTCACTTTTCAGGATCCTCTGGAGAAAGAATGAGTACAACGAATTTGCTTCAGCACCTTTACTTTATTTGATCTCAATACTGGTACTTCTGTTGTTATCCTACAGGCTGGATGAGGGTATATGCTATGCTTCCATCGTTGTGCTTGCAGTGGGTGATGGTCTTGCCACGATCATAGGCATTCATGGCAAGAAGTGTTATGGGAACTCATCAAAGACAATTGAGGGGACTGCTGGTGGCCTTCTCGGCGCAGTCCTGTGTAGCTATCCATTTGCAGGTACCCTGGCGATCGCAGGTGGTGTTGCGGGTATGTATGTGGAGGCAAGATCGGGTAGTTCTGACAATCTGGCTGTTCCATTTGCAGCTCTTCTGGGTATGCTTATTATGCAATTTCTGGTCAATACTTATATATCGATAACTGCCTGA
- a CDS encoding ATP-binding protein encodes MINLKDDVQAGVVKKRYILGRRDENEEGVLHIGRYLALDRSSGSHVAIDALKPHAILICGKRGYGKSYTMGTLIEEITLLPREIRQNVASLVIDTMGIFWTLGRGNDPQAELLQEWNMEPTGFDAEVFVPAGHVDEYKERHIEVKPFSIPVAHLHGYDWCELFNIEVTSPLGVLLVRIIEDMRENEGNFSFGDIITRINTDDRSDDVTKMAAENYLRTASSWGVFEKDACGISELIKNGCTSVLDVSAIENKIVRSAVVGIIARDTYNRRLQERRSYERMVMGDEEIKQKMPMVWMFIDEAHLFVPSKGETLASDVLINEWVRQGRQPGLSIIFATQRPAALHPDIISQSDIVICHRLTARDDIEALEAIRPTYMKETIGDAIRKMGLERGIAFVVDDTSESTHLVKIRPRYSWHGGNEPSALNERR; translated from the coding sequence ATGATAAACCTAAAGGATGATGTTCAAGCCGGCGTGGTCAAAAAACGCTATATACTCGGCAGAAGGGACGAGAACGAAGAGGGAGTGCTTCATATTGGCAGATACCTTGCGCTTGACAGGTCTTCAGGCTCACATGTCGCCATTGATGCATTAAAACCACATGCCATCCTGATATGCGGGAAAAGAGGGTATGGTAAATCCTATACCATGGGAACCCTCATTGAAGAGATCACACTTTTGCCCCGGGAGATCCGGCAGAATGTCGCATCCCTTGTCATCGACACAATGGGAATATTCTGGACACTTGGAAGAGGCAATGATCCCCAGGCAGAACTGCTGCAAGAATGGAACATGGAACCGACAGGCTTCGATGCAGAGGTCTTTGTGCCTGCAGGCCATGTTGATGAATATAAAGAAAGGCATATCGAAGTGAAGCCTTTCTCGATACCTGTGGCTCATTTACATGGTTATGACTGGTGTGAACTTTTCAACATAGAAGTAACATCTCCACTGGGAGTGCTACTGGTCAGGATAATAGAGGACATGCGGGAAAATGAAGGGAACTTTTCTTTCGGAGATATCATTACCAGGATCAACACGGACGACAGGTCCGATGATGTTACGAAAATGGCTGCTGAGAACTATCTCAGGACCGCTTCCTCATGGGGAGTCTTTGAGAAGGATGCCTGTGGCATTTCCGAACTTATCAAAAATGGGTGCACATCAGTACTTGATGTGAGCGCTATCGAGAACAAGATAGTACGCTCTGCGGTTGTAGGCATAATTGCAAGAGACACCTATAACAGAAGGCTGCAGGAGAGGCGTTCTTATGAAAGAATGGTCATGGGCGATGAAGAGATCAAACAGAAGATGCCCATGGTCTGGATGTTCATCGACGAAGCTCACCTGTTCGTGCCTTCAAAAGGAGAGACACTGGCATCAGACGTCCTTATCAACGAGTGGGTGCGACAGGGAAGGCAACCGGGACTATCAATAATCTTTGCAACCCAGCGACCTGCGGCATTGCATCCGGACATTATATCCCAGTCCGACATTGTGATATGCCACAGGCTTACTGCAAGAGATGATATTGAGGCACTGGAAGCCATCCGTCCGACATACATGAAAGAGACCATAGGGGACGCTATCAGGAAGATGGGACTGGAAAGGGGCATAGCATTCGTTGTGGATGATACGTCAGAGAGCACACACCTTGTGAAGATCAGGCCAAGATACAGCTGGCACGGCGGGAACGAACCAAGTGCATTGAATGAAAGGAGATGA
- a CDS encoding aminopeptidase: MDIKRSADMVINTCMGAKKGETVLIVTDTCTDEKITKALYASAVEAGCEALMLTMEPREQHGAEPPVIVEEAMKSSDVLLAPASKSLTHTQARKHASENGTRTATMPGITIGMMKEGGLNADYEKINNLAGELLETLKGSKEVRITTELGTDLVIDVDGAEWMADTGMCHEKGTTTNLPAGEMYIAPKNVNGKAVIDGSMGGIGLLEEPLVINIKDRKAVSFEGEGAEKLERMVNDVGSDGRNIAELGIGINPAAMLIGVILEDEKVGGTIHIALGDNSTFGGDVTVDLHLDGIITKPKVVVDGIDLNVERFA; this comes from the coding sequence ATGGATATTAAGAGAAGTGCAGACATGGTGATCAACACCTGCATGGGTGCAAAGAAAGGGGAAACTGTGCTTATCGTTACTGATACATGCACTGACGAGAAGATCACAAAGGCACTGTATGCCTCTGCGGTCGAAGCGGGATGCGAGGCCCTGATGTTGACAATGGAACCAAGGGAACAACACGGTGCGGAACCACCTGTAATTGTTGAAGAAGCAATGAAAAGCTCTGATGTACTGCTTGCTCCGGCATCAAAGTCACTTACACATACCCAGGCACGCAAGCATGCATCCGAAAACGGTACAAGAACCGCCACAATGCCGGGAATTACCATCGGCATGATGAAGGAAGGTGGCTTGAACGCTGATTATGAGAAGATCAACAACTTAGCCGGGGAATTGCTTGAAACTCTCAAGGGATCAAAGGAAGTCCGCATTACCACAGAACTGGGAACTGACCTTGTCATTGATGTGGATGGAGCAGAGTGGATGGCAGACACAGGCATGTGCCACGAGAAAGGTACGACTACAAACCTGCCTGCAGGAGAGATGTACATCGCTCCAAAAAATGTGAATGGCAAAGCTGTGATCGATGGGTCCATGGGAGGCATTGGATTGCTTGAAGAGCCACTGGTTATCAATATCAAAGACAGGAAGGCAGTAAGCTTTGAAGGCGAAGGTGCTGAAAAGCTTGAACGGATGGTGAACGATGTCGGGTCGGACGGGCGTAACATCGCAGAGCTGGGGATCGGCATCAATCCGGCTGCAATGCTTATCGGAGTCATCCTTGAGGATGAGAAGGTCGGTGGCACGATCCATATAGCACTGGGAGACAATTCCACTTTTGGAGGGGATGTTACCGTTGACCTCCATCTGGATGGCATTATCACGAAGCCGAAGGTGGTTGTTGACGGCATTGATCTGAATGTCGAACGTTTTGCATAA
- a CDS encoding 3-isopropylmalate dehydratase small subunit, translated as MKGRVWKFGDDVDTDAVIPGRYLIMNTPEELAPYTFIGVRPDFAENVKENDIVVAGNNFGCGSSREHAPIALKGSKVGCVIAKSFARIFFRNAINIGVALLECPDTDKIDDGDEISVDFESGTIDNLTKGEKYQATPLPDFVRGIVDAGGLKEYTRKIID; from the coding sequence ATGAAAGGAAGAGTATGGAAATTCGGAGATGACGTTGACACTGATGCCGTCATCCCTGGAAGATACCTTATAATGAACACTCCTGAGGAACTGGCGCCGTATACTTTTATCGGAGTACGCCCGGATTTTGCTGAGAACGTTAAGGAAAACGACATTGTTGTTGCAGGCAACAATTTCGGATGTGGCTCATCAAGAGAACATGCACCAATCGCTCTTAAAGGCTCAAAGGTCGGATGCGTTATCGCAAAGTCATTTGCAAGGATCTTCTTCAGGAACGCTATCAACATTGGTGTTGCACTTCTGGAGTGCCCTGACACCGACAAGATCGATGATGGAGATGAGATCTCCGTAGACTTTGAATCCGGTACTATCGACAACCTCACAAAAGGTGAGAAGTACCAGGCTACACCTTTACCTGATTTTGTCCGCGGTATCGTAGATGCCGGCGGATTAAAGGAATACACAAGGAAGATCATTGATTGA
- a CDS encoding isocitrate/isopropylmalate dehydrogenase family protein: MAQYKVPVLPGDGIGPEIIAEGKKVIDAAGEKFGFDVDWTEYPHGADHYLETGELISEDSLKELSAYEAIYLGSIGDDRIAPGVLEKGILLAARFYFDQYINLRPIKLLEGVWCPLKDKTPKDIDFVVVRENTEDFYIGIGGRAQTGMSKDLLEVNRTLYNAKFGLDIETDSEEIAYQIGMISKEGTQRVMNYSFDLAETRNKHVSSVDKANVLSDIYGFWREEFNTIAANHPDVKTDFNFVDAITMWFVKNPEWFDVVVTPNMFGDIITDLGAMVQGGLGLAPGGNINPNGTSMFEPIHGSAPKYKGQNKVNPIATIWAGAMLIEQLGEKEAADSIVSAIEKNILEAKVQTYDMGGSNTTSDVGDDIARILLEM, from the coding sequence ATGGCACAATATAAAGTACCAGTCCTGCCTGGTGACGGGATCGGCCCTGAGATCATAGCTGAGGGTAAGAAGGTCATCGATGCAGCTGGAGAAAAATTCGGATTCGATGTTGACTGGACAGAATACCCACACGGTGCAGACCACTATCTTGAAACAGGTGAGTTAATATCCGAAGATTCACTCAAAGAGCTTTCAGCCTACGAGGCAATCTACCTCGGTTCTATCGGAGATGACAGGATCGCACCTGGCGTACTTGAGAAAGGTATCCTGCTTGCCGCAAGGTTCTACTTTGACCAGTACATCAACCTGCGCCCTATCAAGCTTCTTGAAGGCGTATGGTGCCCCCTCAAGGACAAGACCCCTAAAGACATTGATTTCGTTGTTGTCAGGGAAAACACCGAGGACTTCTACATCGGTATCGGCGGACGTGCACAGACCGGCATGAGCAAGGACCTGCTTGAGGTCAACAGGACACTCTACAACGCAAAGTTCGGACTTGACATCGAGACCGACAGCGAGGAGATCGCATACCAGATAGGAATGATCTCAAAGGAAGGTACACAGAGGGTCATGAACTACTCCTTCGACCTTGCTGAGACCAGGAACAAGCACGTTTCATCAGTCGACAAGGCAAACGTCCTTTCAGACATCTACGGATTCTGGAGAGAGGAATTCAACACAATTGCAGCAAACCACCCTGATGTTAAGACCGACTTCAACTTCGTTGACGCTATCACCATGTGGTTCGTCAAGAACCCTGAGTGGTTCGATGTGGTCGTTACCCCTAACATGTTCGGTGACATCATCACTGACCTTGGAGCAATGGTACAGGGCGGTCTCGGACTCGCTCCTGGTGGAAACATCAACCCTAACGGTACAAGCATGTTCGAGCCTATCCACGGTTCAGCACCAAAGTACAAGGGCCAGAACAAGGTCAACCCTATCGCAACCATCTGGGCAGGCGCAATGCTCATCGAACAGCTCGGTGAGAAGGAAGCTGCAGACTCCATCGTCTCCGCTATCGAGAAGAACATCCTCGAAGCAAAGGTCCAGACCTACGACATGGGCGGCAGCAACACCACATCCGATGTTGGTGACGACATCGCAAGGATCCTGCTCGAGATGTAA
- a CDS encoding AAA family ATPase gives MKIKRIVVNNLFGTFDHDIPLNIDEHITILHGPNGIGKTVLLQMLNSLFRSNYFELYRIPFSKLTVEFSDRSKLIVKKKLHLEENTPHSPEDSTYRELAFELLRPGKKKQRYTVKPIDIEEVFSSFKVEHMIPELERIDDNTWVHFTTQEKLTSEEVMNLFSDRLPQKRKDEPAWLKNALDSINICFIKTQRLLSISYSQPVETERKTSVTPSVISYSEELANLMQHKLAEYATLSQSLDRTFPGRMLKNGEHPETSIEDLKEELKNLEQKRKCLIDAGFIDTEEGIDVGEVKEIDEKNKNFLQLYIKDVEQKLSVFDELTRRIDLLIKIINCRFLYKKLSVNKKDGFIFTTSEDMRLSPTKLSSGEQQELVLFYELLFHVDPESLILIDEPEISLHVLWQQQFLRDLQAITQLAGFDILIATHSPQIIHDRWDLTVELRGRDDEEIPDSR, from the coding sequence ATGAAGATCAAGAGAATAGTAGTAAACAACCTTTTTGGGACGTTCGACCATGATATCCCGCTGAACATCGATGAACACATAACAATTCTTCATGGACCCAATGGTATCGGTAAGACCGTGCTGCTCCAGATGCTCAATTCCCTTTTCCGTTCTAACTACTTCGAACTTTATCGCATTCCTTTCAGCAAACTGACAGTTGAATTCAGCGACAGGAGCAAGCTTATTGTGAAGAAAAAGCTGCATCTTGAGGAAAATACCCCGCATAGCCCGGAAGATAGCACCTATCGGGAACTGGCATTTGAATTATTAAGACCAGGCAAGAAAAAACAGCGCTACACTGTCAAACCCATTGACATAGAGGAAGTGTTCTCATCTTTTAAGGTCGAGCACATGATACCTGAGCTTGAGAGGATCGATGACAACACGTGGGTCCATTTCACAACACAGGAAAAACTAACATCTGAAGAAGTGATGAACCTATTCAGCGACCGTTTGCCACAGAAAAGGAAAGACGAACCTGCATGGCTTAAGAATGCACTGGATTCGATCAATATCTGCTTCATTAAAACGCAGCGCCTTTTGAGCATCTCATACTCACAACCTGTAGAAACAGAGAGAAAGACATCAGTAACCCCTTCAGTGATCAGTTATTCCGAAGAGCTGGCAAACCTGATGCAGCATAAACTTGCAGAGTATGCAACACTTTCACAATCCCTTGACCGTACATTCCCAGGTCGAATGCTAAAGAATGGAGAACACCCTGAAACATCCATAGAAGACCTGAAAGAGGAATTAAAGAACCTGGAGCAGAAACGCAAATGCCTCATCGATGCAGGATTCATTGATACTGAAGAAGGAATTGACGTTGGTGAGGTCAAGGAAATAGATGAGAAGAACAAGAACTTCCTGCAGCTATACATTAAGGATGTTGAACAAAAGCTCAGTGTCTTTGATGAGCTTACCCGGAGGATAGACCTTCTTATCAAGATCATAAATTGCAGATTTTTATACAAGAAATTGTCCGTGAACAAAAAAGACGGTTTCATATTCACGACATCAGAGGATATGCGCCTTTCTCCCACCAAACTATCATCCGGAGAACAACAGGAACTTGTATTATTCTATGAGCTGTTGTTCCATGTTGATCCTGAATCCCTGATACTCATTGATGAACCTGAGATCTCACTGCATGTTCTCTGGCAGCAGCAATTCCTCAGGGACCTGCAAGCTATCACACAACTGGCAGGCTTCGATATTCTCATTGCTACACATTCGCCACAGATCATACATGACCGCTGGGACCTCACCGTCGAACTTCGAGGACGTGACGATGAAGAAATACCTGACAGCCGATGA
- a CDS encoding DUF4435 domain-containing protein, producing MTAGTSPSNFEDVTMKKYLTADDIANSARMMRTQYRGSIMVIEGSTDMRLYKRFVDDRKCRLIPANGKENAIKVVEILERSDFEGILTIVDADFWRLDGIDFEERNVLVTDTHDLETMLIASEALDRLLEEFAAPFKLQKMRTPVRELLLDAAMPIGLFRWLSSSSKDKLSLRFKDMHFDNFMQKFPLSVNIKHLIREVKDNSNEHSLSEKTIKRKMITLLKEEHDPWQTCSGHDIVEILAFGLREVFGNSDSRYVTEGIIDRSLRLAYDITMFRETDLYTSIQEWEDRNPTFVVLQ from the coding sequence ATGACCGCTGGGACCTCACCGTCGAACTTCGAGGACGTGACGATGAAGAAATACCTGACAGCCGATGATATAGCCAACAGCGCCAGAATGATGCGTACCCAGTATCGCGGTAGCATCATGGTAATCGAAGGCAGCACTGACATGAGGCTTTACAAGCGTTTTGTAGATGACAGGAAATGCAGACTTATCCCTGCCAATGGGAAGGAAAACGCCATAAAGGTCGTCGAAATACTCGAAAGGTCTGATTTTGAAGGCATACTAACGATCGTTGATGCTGACTTCTGGCGCCTTGATGGCATCGATTTCGAAGAGAGAAATGTGCTCGTCACCGATACACATGATCTTGAAACAATGCTTATAGCATCAGAAGCTCTCGACAGGCTTCTGGAAGAGTTCGCAGCACCTTTCAAGCTGCAAAAAATGAGGACACCAGTACGTGAATTGCTTCTTGATGCTGCCATGCCCATAGGACTTTTCAGATGGCTTTCATCGTCCTCAAAGGACAAACTCTCACTCAGGTTCAAGGACATGCATTTCGATAATTTCATGCAAAAATTTCCATTATCAGTCAATATCAAACACCTGATAAGGGAAGTCAAGGATAACTCGAACGAACACTCCCTGAGTGAAAAGACCATAAAGAGAAAAATGATCACTCTCCTGAAAGAAGAGCATGATCCCTGGCAGACATGCTCAGGTCACGACATCGTAGAAATACTGGCATTTGGACTGCGTGAGGTTTTCGGGAATTCAGATTCCCGATATGTTACCGAAGGCATCATTGACAGAAGTTTAAGGCTTGCTTATGACATCACAATGTTCAGGGAAACCGACCTTTATACTTCGATACAGGAATGGGAAGACAGAAACCCAACCTTTGTAGTGCTCCAATAA
- a CDS encoding DUF128 domain-containing protein, which produces MTDPQIERKLIEIMRVISESDKPIGARNIADELQNRGYNLGERAVRYHLRILDERGFTEKHGYNGRTITTSGRKELDDALIGDRLDFVITRIEELIYKTDYDPFSKKGNVIVNLSTVDKDDFDNAIDVMKYASSGDISISPNIKVFEEDSDPRIYVPPGCVNIATVCSITFDGLLLKSGIPIKPAYGGIIEMEHNDPVQFLDMISYSGTSIDPVKIFMMRNETSVLDVLDTGNGRILANMRNIPSSAVEKTKEVLKYLEDSGIGGVLSIGDSSDAMVGAPVEEGMAGILVAVGVNLVAAVEEAGIPVDTSPVSMVLDYSEMSKL; this is translated from the coding sequence ATGACCGATCCCCAGATAGAACGTAAGCTCATTGAAATAATGCGTGTTATCAGCGAAAGCGATAAGCCCATAGGTGCGAGGAATATTGCAGATGAGTTGCAGAATCGCGGTTACAATCTGGGGGAGCGTGCTGTTCGTTATCACCTCAGGATCCTTGATGAGAGGGGATTTACTGAAAAACACGGCTACAACGGTCGTACCATTACCACTTCCGGCAGGAAGGAACTGGACGATGCCCTGATAGGGGACAGACTTGACTTTGTTATTACGAGGATCGAGGAACTTATCTATAAGACCGACTACGATCCGTTCTCAAAGAAAGGCAATGTCATTGTGAACCTTTCCACTGTGGACAAGGATGATTTTGATAATGCCATAGATGTTATGAAATACGCATCATCAGGGGACATCAGCATAAGTCCTAACATAAAGGTATTCGAAGAGGACTCGGATCCACGTATATATGTGCCTCCTGGGTGTGTTAATATAGCAACTGTTTGCAGTATCACATTCGATGGTCTTCTTCTCAAAAGCGGTATTCCTATCAAACCTGCTTATGGCGGCATCATAGAGATGGAACACAATGATCCGGTACAGTTCCTTGATATGATATCATATTCGGGAACCTCGATAGACCCTGTCAAGATATTCATGATGCGCAATGAGACATCGGTCCTGGACGTCCTGGACACAGGCAATGGCCGTATCCTTGCCAACATGCGAAACATACCCTCTTCAGCAGTTGAAAAGACAAAAGAAGTGCTGAAATATCTGGAAGATTCGGGTATTGGCGGGGTATTGAGTATTGGTGACTCTTCAGATGCTATGGTCGGCGCTCCTGTAGAAGAAGGAATGGCCGGCATTCTGGTGGCCGTAGGTGTGAATCTTGTAGCTGCAGTCGAGGAAGCAGGTATTCCGGTTGACACATCTCCTGTTTCGATGGTGCTTGATTATAGTGAAATGTCGAAACTTTGA